One region of Bactrocera neohumeralis isolate Rockhampton chromosome 5, APGP_CSIRO_Bneo_wtdbg2-racon-allhic-juicebox.fasta_v2, whole genome shotgun sequence genomic DNA includes:
- the LOC126759462 gene encoding alpha-tocopherol transfer protein-like, with amino-acid sequence MKFDAAEEAEIDELYEWFQQNPKLPKEIDRILLKRFYRCMYGDLKGTKKLIQINYSLRNKHPHIFLERDPTDADSKQTFDYADLVPLPGLTSEGYKVSCYRMVDMDPGKVNHNADTKAFFMVSDCRFNTYDGGVSIEGNLETFASGEVQIFDMNGYTLKHLSKMTFSTLRIYMAFLQEALPVHLKAIHIINCPSYLDKVVSIMKPFISREVFKLIHFHTESLDSLYEHVPRSILPEEYGGDGGKLADLKAQLLTELSRKREYLMDPNHWKVDKEKENAERRRWPFKS; translated from the exons atgaaatttgacGCGGCAGAAGAAGCTGAAATTGATGAATTGTATGAGTGGTTTCAACAAAATCCAAAATTGCCTAAGGAAATTG ATCGCATACTTTTGAAACGCTTCTATAGATGCATGTATGGTGACTTAAAAGGCACCAAAAAGCTTATACAAATTAACTacagtttgcggaataaacacCCACACATTTTCCTCGAACGTGACCCAACCGATGCGGATAGCAAGCAAACATTCGACTATGC AGATTTGGTGCCACTTCCTGGACTTACGTCAGAGGGCTACAAAGTGAGCTGTTATCGCATGGTTGATATGGATCCCGGAAAG GTCAATCACAACGCCGATACTAAAGCATTTTTCATGGTCTCTGATTGTCGGTTCAATACGTATGATGGTGGTGTTTCCATCGAGGGTAATTTAGAAACATTTGCCAGCGGTGAAGTGCAAATATTCGACATGAACGGCTACACATTGAAACATCTGAGTAAGATGACCTTCAGCACACTGCGTATTTACATGGCGTTCCTACAAGAGGCACTACCCGTGCACTTAAAAGCTATACATATTATCAACTGTCCATCCTACTTGGATAAAGTAGTGAGCATCATGAAACCGTTTATCAGTCGTGAAGTCTTCAAATTG ATTCATTTCCATACCGAAAGCTTGGACAGTCTGTACGAGCATGTGCCTCGTAGCATATTGCCAGAGGAATATGGCGGAGATGGTGGCAAATTGGCGGATCTAAAGGCACAACTTCTAACGGAATTGTCTCGCAAGCG CGAGTATCTGATGGACCCAAACCATTGGAAGGTCGATAAAGAGAAGGAAAACGCAGAACGTCGCCGTTGGCCatttaaatcataa
- the LOC126759474 gene encoding NADH dehydrogenase [ubiquinone] 1 beta subcomplex subunit 8, mitochondrial, which translates to MSAIFNGLKAAQRLQAANPMLFQHVARGMAGWNKDYKPAQIPKTEKDCTAAAKKYYLLPEEYRPYADNGLGYGDYPDLGKGLGIESKDPYYPYDFPEHKRNLHETLHADIDLYGEDRFSQAEKPRFTNSQYWLSFVGVMSGCLALYYWLENYRMYRPVAVKQYPGDGRKHYTFESE; encoded by the exons ATGTCCGCAATATTCAATGGACTAAAAGCCGCACAGAGGCTTCAAGCTGCAAACCCCATGCTATTTCAGCATGTGGCGAGAGGCA TGGCTGGTTGGAATAAGGATTACAAACCTGCTCAGATTCCAAAAACCGAAAAGGATTGTACTGCGGCTGCAAAAAAATACTATCTACTGCCAGAGGAATATCGTCCATATGCCGACAACGGTCTAGGCTATGGTGATTACCCTGATTTGGGTAAAGGTTTAGGTATTGAATCGAAAGACCCCTACTATCCATATGATTTTCCGGAGCATAAGCGCAATCTACATGAGAcg TTGCATGCTGACATTGATTTATACGGAGAAGATCGCTTCTCGCAGGCGGAGAAACCAAGATTTACAAATTCTCAATATTGGCTGAGTTTTGTAGGTGTAATGTCTGGTTGCCTTGCTCTTTATTATTGGTTGGAAAACTACCGTATGTATCGCCCAGTGGCTGTAAAGCAATATCCAGGAGATGGCAGAAAACACTACACATTCGAAAGTGAATAA